The Cryptococcus neoformans var. grubii H99 chromosome 10, complete sequence genome segment GCCCTCTTCTCGGGACCTGATCCCATCCCCAACGGAATCGGCATCAACTGCACCAACCCCTCTTACCTCCATTCCCTCACCTCGTCATTTGCTTCCCACCTTCCTTTTGAGTTTTTTGGTAAAGTGGAAATGGTGATGTATCCTGATGGTGGGCAGGTGTATGATACCACCACCAGGGCGTGGGTTATAACCCCTCAGAGTCCGGAGAATGCTGAGAAATGGGCAGAGGTCGTTGGTGATGTGGCGAAAAAAGCAAGAGGAgcagaaagggaagggaggggtATTTGGAAGGGAGTTATTGCGGGTGGATGTTGTAAATCGTCTTTTGACGAGATTCGTGCATTGAGAAGGTTTGTAGACAGTCAATAGTCATGCATAGTAAAAGTGTTGAGACCATAACGGCGTCCATTCGTTGATTATGTACATTAGTCGCGACGTTTTTGAAGCGAGTCGGCCACATTACAATTGCACTTTATCcaatccttctccaatctcATCCACACCTGCCTTCGGTAACTTCAACACCCCCACTTTCTTACCCAATCCAGGCCAAGGTTTGCCATGTCGACTActcgatgatgaagagcgTCTGTGAGCCGGGGCACGAACAGGAAGGTTTGAGAGTTGAGTCATTACGCCGTATACCCAGTTGGGATTTGTGAAGGGAGAGAGGTCTGAGGGTTTCTCAAGGAACTGCATGGTGTATCAGTTTGTGCCCCGACATGCCAATGATAAACATACCTGCTTTACGGTGTCATAACCTGCTTCCATACCTGACACTTCTCTTATGATTTCGTCACTGCCAAACGCATGATATACTCGGACATCATAAATCCTGAACAAGACGTTGTCGACGCGGACAAAGAGACGCgcaaggatgaagaaggaatgaGGCATAACTCTCTATTGCGATTAACAAATATTAGCTAACAAAGTTTCCACCAGGGGACTGAGTATGGGACGTACGATACGAGCGTTGAGAATTGATTCGCCGTTATCGTGCAATTCATCCTCATATAAAGGAACATCCTCGTAATATAAGATTTGATCCAAGACGGGATCTTGACGAGCTAATAATGGAAGGGGGAGGGAATGAGTTGATGATGGTTCGAATGTCTACAACCATCATTTCGTTAGCGACTGCTAATTAATGGTCACTACAAGGAAGATACTAACAGACGGCCCAGCAACTGACCCAGCGTAGCATGTGGAATATGTCCAATCATGAGGCTTTACAGGTTTAGATGGGACGGGGACGTCAAATACTCCGGCAGCGGGTAATGAAGTGTTATCTGTGGTTGCCCATGATCTATCACAATCAGATAGTCAATACTTTGAATGTCTTGCGTAACAGAGACAAAGGGATACTTACTTGTTCTTTCCCCATTTCTCCGCCATACTAACCAACACACCACCTCCaactctctcttcccagcCTTCTCCTGTCGCAACACCCGCTAAGGCATCTAATGTCTTGAAGCTCAGACTGATATGCGCTTCCGGAGATACAGCAGTAGGCCTAGACGCGGCTGTCGAGTCTAATGGGGAAGGGGTTGCAGGATTGTATACAAGAGAAAGCGAGTTGTTACCGAATGTCATTTCTGGTAAAGGGAGATTTAGTGATTTCTCAGCACTTCGAGTGGGTTTACCATTAGCCACAAAATCATTCAtaggagaagatgaactTACGCCTCGATCTCTTTGCCGTTCAGTATGGGTTTCTTTGTGGAGACGATGGACCAAGGGCCAATGGTAATGGAGTGGACATTGCGGCCTGTTTGGACCGAGTACGGGGGGTTGTTCGTAGGTTGCTGAAGGTGTTTCGCTGGAGCTGATGTGATAGGTGGTAGATGGGACATAGCATATGTTGATTCCATATAAAGGCGACGGTTTGAAAGTATACGTGTGTATGTACGGCATCGATCGTATTGACTGGAGTATTTGGACCAACTTATGGCCGCTTCCCACGGTCGCTCAAGGAGGTCCCCTAGGTAATAAATAACAACAGATCAGGACACCCCGGCAACTCcatatcctctttccaaaacAACAGCGATAAACTCTACATCTATAATCGACAAACCGATATGCCAATAACCCCGGCTCCCACACTTGGGAAACGATCATCCGCGGACGCTGATCTTCACACTCCATCTTCCCGCAAACATCTATCGACCCTCACTTCCACCGTTACCTCTCTCGAACGGACAAACCATACCCTTCAGCAGCGCGAATCTCGTCTAGCCGCCCACGTCGAGGAACAGAGGCTGGAGATCGAGCGTCTCAAGAATGAAAGATATGAGCTGTTTGAAGccaagatggaagagagacggaaaggggaagaggcggagcAACGGTGGGCCGAAGACAGGCTGGTTTTGACCGGAGAAGTGGCTCTGCTTCGAGAAAGGAATCTTGCGTTAACCAACAGTCTGGAAGAGCTTCGTTCACAGCACACAATCCTATCGACCAGGCATACAAGTCTGGCGCAGTCAAGTCAGAATGAAATTTGTCTTCTGCAGGCGAGAACAGCCGAACTTGAGAGGGAACGTAATAGTTTGAAAGTGTGGGAGAACAGGGCGAAGAGTTTGAGCGTagagctggaggaggaaagggcTAGAAAGGGAATTGAAGACAATGAAAGGAAAACGGATGACGCTTTGCAGAAGGAAGTCAAGCGTAagtcttcccatcttcctATGATCACAATTTTGACCTTGGACCCAGGACAATCAGCCAATCTTGCGGCAGTTTGGCGAGAGAATGAAGCTCTCAAGTCCGAAGTTCACACTCTCCGGCAcgaaaagaagagtatAGATGGCGTTGAACGGGCCGCCAAAGAAATTGAGAGAGCTTTACATGAGGAAATTCGGGTACTGCAAGAGCAGCTTGAACGCGCAAGACGAGATATGGAGTGAGttcatctccaccttttGGGTGTGACGTGGCGCTGACTTGCTTATCAGCTCTCTCACGCAAATTCTTCCCGATCCTGCCTCTAGCGAACCATCCGAGATAGCCACTCTTCGCGCTCGTCTTTCCAccctctccaccctccACTCTCAAACAACAACCTCACTCGTCCAGCGTGATTCTACTATCCGCGACCTTCGTGCCCGTCTTGCCGACCTTGCAGGTAGCTCAAAAGATGCCGTAGGCGAAATGAGCCGACGTGCTACGGAAGCCGAAAGGGAATTGAGGTGGGccaaggaagggagggaaagCGCAGAGCGGAGGGAAGGGTTGGTGAGAAAGGAGCTTGAGGCGGTGAGGCGACAGCTGGCGGCAACACCTGGACCTTCCGCGGGATCAGGTGACCCCGAAAGAGTAAAGGAACTGGAAAGTTTGTTGCAGTCGTACAAAACCACTTTGGAGGAGATACATCGTGATTCTCGCGATGCGGAAGAACGGATTGCCAAGGGTATGGGGCTCGTTAAATCCCAGGATCTTGACAAGGCTCAAGATAAAATCTCTCagttggaagagggtaAGActtgtcatcttcttcttcaacgtACCCATCCACTAATCAAAAATATTGGAAACAGAGATTGCAGGCCTATCATCTTCAGTTTCCTATCTGACATCCTCCAACACCGCCCTCAACACTGAAGTCACCAATCTCATGCAACGTGTCGCTTCTGGAGAGTTCAACCCCGCTTACGAACGATGCCTTGAACTTCGTAACAATCCTGCACAAAAGATATGGGGTATAAGGAAGCAAGAGCTAGAGGACTTGAAAGCCGAGAATGGAGAATTATTAGAGAGGTTGGCAGAACTGGACGGGTTGTTGGCCGAGTCTCAGGCGGGTGTCGGTGCCGGTGCAAATGCAAGTGCACGAGGCGAAGGCGTCCCGGCGCATGAAAGAATGGTACCGCGGAGCAGTTATGACAGGCTGAAGacagagaaggaggagcttGAAAAAGCCCATGCTAAACGTCTCCAGCGTCTTAAAGAGGTTGGTATCCTTTTATTTTTTCCCTGGTTTTTAATTACTCATCACTAACTTTCGACCTTTCCAATCAGATCTTTACACACAAATCTAAAGAATTTCTGGAAGCGGTCTATTCTCTCCTCGGCTGGCGAATCAAATTCGACGAGTCCGGCTCCGACATCCGTCTCACAAGCATGTATGCGCCCAAGGGCAAGAATGGTCTCACCATCAAATTTACAAGTTCCGAAGGACATTTTGGTACGATGCAGATGAGCGggatgatggcgaggaGTTTAGAGGAAAGCAGACAGTTTTGGGTAGTTGAAAGACAGAGTGTCCCAGGGTTTTTGGCACAAGTGACAACGGAGATGTTTGAGAAGACTACAGTAggttctttttttttccctgaCTTCACTATGTGAATCAAATGGATAGACCGCTAATGAGATGGTTAGATCGGACGAGCAGCTGGGTATGTCGGGCTTGGATGAGATTTACTAGATGCAAAAGTCAAAGGTGCGAGAAGTAATCAAACGTCGTTTATGGGGAGgtatctttttttttttctccatGCTTTGGGATATAGACTGTTACAATCCAAATGTATATGTCGGGAACCAAAGCAATGCGTCTGTAGTATCTACTTGTACATCTTTCTGTGAAAACAGCTTTTAAACTTGTAAAAAAACACCCGATTACATCTCCCCGCACTCTGCTATCCTGACTTGCAATTTCGGTCTGTTATAAGTTTTTTTCATCGTCAGCTTGCGAACCATCAGGCCATCTTCATACCGCCCCAGGATTACTTTCCGTTCCCCCACATACTCCTTCGAAAAGTGAAAAGAACCCGGGTAAaaaataaagaaaaaaaaataccGACTACTGCCGACTCACCTGTTGTTAGCACCAGTGGGGACGTTCTCAATCTTTCTAACGGTCAATAAACCATCAATGACTCGGCCAAAGACGCAGTGTTTGCCGTCAAGGAATTCAGCAGGGGCGGTAGTAATGAAGAACTACGGAccacaaaaaaaaacattTCAGTTTTTCCCATCATAATTTGCTTCGAGTGGGCGTGGCGGTGGGCGCGGGGTAGGGGAGTGAAATGGGAGGGAAGCTTACCTGGCATCCATTGGTGTTCGGTCCCGAATTTGCCTGTAAAAAGTTTGTTCAAACACATCAGCCACGCTTTTCCTCATTTTTGCCTTCCCACATCACCCCTCCCCTCACGCTCCCTCGAGAAGCACATGGGGAAAGGGCACGGGGAATcattatatatatatatatatatatatatatatatatatatataaacGTACCATACTCAACAATCCAGGTCCTGTATGCTTTACTTTGAAgttctcatcttcaaactGCGCGCCATAGATTGAAAATGATCCAGTACCATCCCCTCTGACAAAGTCTCCGCCCTGGACCATGAATTGTGGGATTCTGGGGTTCACGTGTAAGACGATCAGGAAAAGATGATcgttttgttttgttttcgtTGAAAATAAACAAAGCGGTTACAAGAGTCGAATTTTGAGAGAGGGGGGGGGTTACAAGATATAAAGTGAGCTCAATTTCGTGTGATATTACAGATATTAGATTATATAGCGTACACTCTATTATCAAGATGTCAGTAAAGCTTCGCAAGTTGGTTTTTGCAGGGATGAGCGTTACCTGTGAAAAGTAGCCTTCTTATAGCCTTGAGGCACAGAGTTGATTCTAAAGCTCAAGCAGTCAGCTAATActgcttcctctttccatccattGATATGATtttgaaaagaaaaaagggaacATACCGGTGCTCGCCTGTACATAATTGCCTAAAGTTTTCTGCTGTCCTACAATGCCAAACCGGAACAATGATCAGCTCTCAGtccctcccccttccccttcccattCACTACCGCAAAATGATACACACTTGGGGGTAATATCGTCAAACAACTCTAAATCAATCAATCATCAGTCCACTGCCGCTCAAACTTGGTGAGAATAACcgggaaaaggaaaaggaataAAAATAATGTTTAAAACATACCCATCTTGATACGGCCGGCGGGAGTGTCTCCAATGGAGatgtcgaagaagacgataGGCCTCGTGTGGCCTGCTGGAGGATCGATCGAGGACATTTGTGATTATATGTATATAAGAAACGTGGCGAGAAAGTTAAACCCGAGTAGAAAAACGGAGGTGGAAATACGGCTGAAAGTAACAGTGTTTTCCCGTTCgaatggaaagaggtgaATAAGAGTGATGACGTTGGAAGAATGTGGGATGGGTCTTAAGGTAAAAATAAAGATAAAAAGTTGGTCATCCACCCGACGGAGCAGATAGTGAAGTTTCTGTATAATAGTTATACATTTATTTGTACATACACGTATAAataagaagaaaaagaaaatgtcCGCCGACCCACACCAGAACGTTATTTTCCCGTCAGAAGAAATCCCAGAAGATGCTGTAGACGTCAAAGGCCCCGATTTCAACAAGCCAATCGACCTCGAGGCATTGTTGAAGAGTTACGAGACGATTGGGTTCCAGGCGACGGGTTTGGCTAGGGCTATCCAGGTGGTCGATGAAATGGCAAGtttttgctgctgctcaCCTCTTTGTTTAAAATAGGCTGATGGGGGTTTGTTTGAAACTGAACAGAGAAAACGCCGTACCGACCCGAATGAACCGCTCACCCTCTTCATTGGCTATACCTCCAATCTCATCTCATCAGGTCTCCGTGAAATCCTCAAGTTTCTCGCTCAAAATAGGCTCGTGGATTGTTTTGTGACAACGGCCGGGggtgtggaggaagatttTATAAAATGTTTGGGAAAGACGATCTTGGGAGACTTTCATTTGGATGGGGCggggttgaggaagaaggggtaggtttatatatatatatgggAGGCAGGGCTAATGAAGGATTTACAGGCTGAACAGGATAGGAAATTTGCTCGTTCCCAACTCTAATTACTGTGCATTTGAAGACTGGGTTGTGCCCATTTTGGACAAGATGGTCGAGGAGCAGGAAGAACAAGGTGTCAAGTGGAGTCCCAGCTCTGTCATCCGTCGATTGGGCAAGGAGATTAATAATGAGGATAGTGTTTACTATTGGTGTTACAAGGTATGTCCTCATTGAAGCATGCAGTAAAGGCTGGGGTCAAGCTGATTGATTGGGGGTTTTTTTTTAGAATGATATCCCGGTTTTCTGTCCGGCTCTTACAGACGGTTCTTTAGGCGATATGCTCTACTTTCACACGTACAAATCATCCCCTCTCCAACTGAGCATTGATATTGTGGCCGATATCAGACGGCTGAACGATATGAGCGTCAAGTCAAAAAAGGCTGGTATGATCGTCCTTGGTGGAGGTGTTTGCAAGCACCAAATTGCAAATGCAATGTTGTTTGTGCGTAATTCGCCTTTTCTTTCGATCTGGAAGGATTTGCTGATCATAGAGCAGAGGAATGGCGCTGATTACGCTGTGTATATCAACACCGGCCAGGAGGTGGGTGAATCGTCTTGGAGGTGAATGATGCACGGACTAATGGAGAAAACGCAGTACGACGGATCAGATTCTGGTGCTCGACCTGATGAAGCAGTGTCATGGGGTAAGATTCGTGCTGGTGCCGAGAGTGTCAAGGTGGGCCCTTTTTTGTCTCCTTTTAGAGAATAGACGCTCATCGGGAGAAAAAGGTGTACGCAGATGCGACGTTGGTGTTCCCGTTGGTTGTGGCTGCGACGTTTGGGAGGGCGCACTGGGCGGCAGGGGAGAAGGCAGAGCAGACAGGGGTGTAGCAGTAGATGCATTAGATGTATAGTTGTTGTATGCATGGTCTCCGCATTCGCTGCGACAAGTGACGCGTAAATTGGCTGCGGCTGTTCTGATTTATTACGTCGACGCGACTCGCCGCGGCATTTCTTTGCTTGTTTCCACTGTTCCCCCCCGCCAGGACGACTATGCTGCCTCCGCCCAAATCAGCTGCGGTGCAGATCGTCCGTCCGCCGTCGCCGTCCTCggagaaggcaaaggagaaggagaagaaacacTCGCCCGAGAAGCGCGGTGCGTCGCCTGTGTTTGCCCCGAGACGCAGCTGACAACGAGCAGAGACCCCCCAGAGGATATGCCGCAATGTCATGATCTACGGGTAAGTACGCGGGGAGCGTGTTGTGCAGCGCTGACTGGGCGCCAGCTACTGCAAGTACCAGGACCAGGGTGTAAGTGCATGTATCCTGCGTGAGCCGACGTTGCTGACTGCCGCCCAGTGCATCTACTACCATCCACCGGTACGCCCGACACAccgctgctgccgctgacGCTGACCCGTTACTAGGCTGGAGCAGACCCATCCACGCCCCAGGAAAGCAGCCCAGCCACCCACGCCCCCACCCCGCTCGCCGGCACACCAGCCAGAGAGAAGCCGACCTTGAGCATCGAACATCTCGCCGCGCCCGTATTCGTCCCAAAGGGTCTCgactcctcctctccaagaGTGGCCACCCCAAGCGCACCGACCCCGAGTGCTCCCACGCCTCCCGTCTGGCCGTCCCTTCCCTCGACGGGACTTTTACCTCGCCAGGACGTCCACGTATCCGCCCGGCCCAGCCATGCCCAGCTGAGCGCTACGGCGTCCCCGATGGCATACGATGACCCCTCGCATATCGCGCTCTCCGCCGCCCATGCTCACGCCCAGGCGCAAGCACTGACGCACAGTATGCTTGACCCGCACGCCCATGCACCTCCCGTCGACCAAAGCATGTACCTCCCACCCCGTCAGCCGCTCGACTATAACCTCTACGCAGCACCGCTCCCGAGCATCGGTGGGAACCCGCTTTACCCAGCCCATCCGCACGCGTTCTTCGTGAACGATGATTTGAGAAGATCAATCCAGGCGAAGCAGGAGGCTGTTTATGTAGGGGCGAATGGCGCCTCCGCACCCGGGCTGCCGCAAGAGCTGGGCGTGTATCACTCTCTCGTTCCACTTCCCCTCCCCGCTCCTACCGCCCAACGCCTCCCTACCCAATCCCAACCCTCCAAAGTATACGGCCTGCCTTCCCCCGTCTATCGCGCCACTTCTGAAGTGGATGGGAATACGTATTGCCTGCGAAGGGTTGAAGGGTTCAAGTTG includes the following:
- a CDS encoding peptidyl-prolyl cis-trans isomerase H, with the protein product MSSIDPPAGHTRPIVFFDISIGDTPAGRIKMELFDDITPKTAENFRQLCTGEHRINSVPQGYKKATFHRVIPQFMVQGGDFVRGDGTGSFSIYGAQFEDENFKVKHTGPGLLSMANSGPNTNGCQFFITTAPAEFLDGKHCVFGRVIDGLLTVRKIENVPTGANNRPKLQVRIAECGEM
- a CDS encoding mitotic spindle assembly checkpoint protein MAD1 — encoded protein: MPITPAPTLGKRSSADADLHTPSSRKHLSTLTSTVTSLERTNHTLQQRESRLAAHVEEQRLEIERLKNERYELFEAKMEERRKGEEAEQRWAEDRLVLTGEVALLRERNLALTNSLEELRSQHTILSTRHTSLAQSSQNEICLLQARTAELERERNSLKVWENRAKSLSVELEEERARKGIEDNERKTDDALQKEVKRQSANLAAVWRENEALKSEVHTLRHEKKSIDGVERAAKEIERALHEEIRVLQEQLERARRDMDSLTQILPDPASSEPSEIATLRARLSTLSTLHSQTTTSLVQRDSTIRDLRARLADLAGSSKDAVGEMSRRATEAERELRWAKEGRESAERREGLVRKELEAVRRQLAATPGPSAGSGDPERVKELESLLQSYKTTLEEIHRDSRDAEERIAKGMGLVKSQDLDKAQDKISQLEEEIAGLSSSVSYLTSSNTALNTEVTNLMQRVASGEFNPAYERCLELRNNPAQKIWGIRKQELEDLKAENGELLERLAELDGLLAESQAGVGAGANASARGEGVPAHERMVPRSSYDRLKTEKEELEKAHAKRLQRLKEIFTHKSKEFLEAVYSLLGWRIKFDESGSDIRLTSMYAPKGKNGLTIKFTSSEGHFGTMQMSGMMARSLEESRQFWVVERQSVPGFLAQVTTEMFEKTTIGRAAGYVGLG
- a CDS encoding deoxyhypusine synthase encodes the protein MSADPHQNVIFPSEEIPEDAVDVKGPDFNKPIDLEALLKSYETIGFQATGLARAIQVVDEMRKRRTDPNEPLTLFIGYTSNLISSGLREILKFLAQNRLVDCFVTTAGGVEEDFIKCLGKTILGDFHLDGAGLRKKGLNRIGNLLVPNSNYCAFEDWVVPILDKMVEEQEEQGVKWSPSSVIRRLGKEINNEDSVYYWCYKNDIPVFCPALTDGSLGDMLYFHTYKSSPLQLSIDIVADIRRLNDMSVKSKKAGMIVLGGGVCKHQIANAMLFRNGADYAVYINTGQEYDGSDSGARPDEAVSWGKIRAGAESVKVYADATLVFPLVVAATFGRAHWAAGEKAEQTGV